A window of Etheostoma spectabile isolate EspeVRDwgs_2016 chromosome 18, UIUC_Espe_1.0, whole genome shotgun sequence contains these coding sequences:
- the tpd52l1 gene encoding tumor protein D53 isoform X9, with product METRQQELYSGVLSEAVVDWGNMSPGEEWVNSATHKGEQGLNQDMFYPSGEESVKRSSHGDDLAPVAQNGENLTEWCKTSPSGDDQWCRASVSHSDNWAMSATWDMQLDSTERGHLTAGFLDSEPLREADEDMASEVNLNNSIMTEAEREEIQQELAKLEEEISTLKQVLSSKEKQHAELKQKLGAASLYELRNNLSRGWHDMQTSTAYKKTSETLSTAGQKTSAAFSTLGSAITRKFGDMRYIMMPYLHHSGRIFCL from the exons ATGGAGACCAGACAACAAG AGTTGTACTCTGGTGTTCTGAGTGAAGCAGTGGTGGACTGGGGCAACATGAGTCCTGGAGAGGAATGGGTTAATTCAGCCACACACAAGGGAGAGCAGG GTTTGAATCAGGACATGTTTTACCCTTCTGGCGAGGAATCGGTTAAAAGGAGCTCACATGGTGACGACTTGGCTCCGGTGGCCCAAAATGGGGAAAACCTGACAGAATGGTGTAAAACTTCACCATCAGGGGACGATCAGTGGTGTCGGGCATCAGTGTCGCACTCTGACAACTGGGCCATGTCCGCCACTTGGGATATGCAGCTGGACAGCACAG AGAGAGGACACCTCACAGCAG gttTCCTGGACTCTGAGCCATTGAGAGAGGCTGATGAAGATATGGCCTCTGAAGTCAACCTAAACAACTCCATCATGACGGAggcggagagagaggagattcAGCAAGAGTTAGCTAAA ctggaggaggagatcAGTACGTTGAAGCAGGTTTTGTCGTCCAAAGAGAAGCAGCACGCAGAGCTCAAACAAAAACTGGGCGCGGCTTCTCTGTACGAGCTCAGGAACAACCTCAGTAGAGGCTGGCACGACATGCAGACCTCAACGGC CTATAAGAAAACATCCGAGACGCTGTCCACAGCAGGACAGAAAACATCAGCCGCCTTCAGCACACTAGGCAGCGCCATCACCAGGAAGTTCGGGGACATGAGGTACATAATGATGCCATATCTTCATCATTCAGGAAGAATTTTCTGTTTATAA